The genomic region ACGACGTTACTGAGTTGTTGTTACCTGCTTGGCGAGAcctggtagtggtgatggtagctAGGGCCAAGACCTGGCTGGCCGACAAGCAGAAAGTAAGTGTCAGTTACTCATGAGTGAAATTGTTGCTTTGAGTTCTTATtggttatcaattattattgatagtttTTTATGGCAGGGAGGTTTCTGGGGACTTTACAGAAGGTTGCCCCAAGATACATCCTAGAATGAAAGTTTATGTGGAAATTCAAGGCAAATCAACCTTATAATCTCTGTCTTTTCATGTTCTCTCTTGCAGGTAAGCATAGCAAGTGACATTCTACACGCCCTCCTGAATCAGCTGGAGAACGAGTCTATGGATGAGAAGCTGGCTCTTCTCCTGGCTGAGTTGTACCTGGCTCTAGTCAAACATTGTGGGAAGTAAGTGCAGAAAAGTGATATTAGGCTGTAGTAAGTTGTAAGTGGCATTATTAAGCTGTTCATTTAAACATGAGCCATAAAGGGTACTAGTAAGTTGTAAGCTATGCCAGGCTCCCTGTAAATTGTAAGTTTGTAAGCTTGTAGGAAGTTGTAATTTGCACCTAGTGTAAGTATTGCTGGAAGATGTACTTAGCTTTAAGAAATGTTTAGTTATACTTAGTTCTAGTAAGCTGCAAGTTGAACCAAATGTTGTAAAGAGAtgagactaatagctgactcattggtgactaagcacttgtagagccatctatgtgtaaagtcaatatataaaacttttattacagtgggcacgaCATTGTAGTCTTGGCACCTGTGCTCATTGGGTTAATTGGCATACCTGAACTTGcctcatttccccattccttaatTCTTttctgatctttttctttttccaattttatattgttgatgatgatggtaatgataatgattatgatgatgattattaatattattgttattattcacccAGTGTGGCTGGGAAAATACTATGCTCTTTTAGAATTTTTtgatgaaatgtctctgcacgtagatggctctgctagtgcttagccacaaaggagtcgattactagaccttgtgaccttacctgatttcacttagtacaagtggagccatctatgtgtaaaaacaattaataaagtaaactcaaagtgggcatggcattatGTACAGCAGTTTGGGGTTAATTAGTCTTATTATAAACTATATTGtttttaattgtattatcatcatcatcatcatttttgttattattattgatattaggataattattgacattattattatcatgatattaacagtactactactaatgaaaaatagaaaacaaaaatccccaaatatcaagaaaagggtaaacatgtaaGACCATTTTAGGCCTAGCAGTTGACACCCATGGTAACTGAGCACTTCCAGAGCCATGTGTTATTTTTGTAAAGCAAAATCCACATTGGACTTGGCATGTATTACATACCCTTTCTGCATCAGAGGATTACTTAGTTGTTCTTTCATGTACCTGCCTTTTTACAACATTGTTCTCCTGTTTTGTTTGCGTATTATGTTTGTCAATTTGctatatattggtatatttgtTGGTTCATTTTTTGAGTGGTATTCATTATGcaattatttgtattttacttcatatatatatatgtgtgtgtgtgtgtgtgtgtatatatatatatatatatatatatatatatatatatatatatataatgtatatatgtattaatatcatatttgaaTTAAGAACACTGCAGTCGTATTATTTATGTGTCTGCCAATATTTAGATGTACAGTCATCTTGTAAGAGATTACTTCATTTGATCTTCTGAACCTTCCTCCTAACACACTGGCCATTACAGAAACCTCATTGAAAAAGAGGACTGCTTCAAGGGTGTGGGCAAGCTGTTGGTCAAGGTGCAGGAGGCAGTCATGACGACGCCCACGCACTCCCAGATGCTCATCCTCGGTGCAGCCCTCAGGATGGTCAAGCTCACGGAACCATCCGCACAGTCCCAAGGTAGGGAAGGAGCATTTCCCAAGAGGAGACGGGGTACTCCTCACGAGACAAGTGTCGTAAAAGGCAATAGCAGAACAGGCCTTTTATGAAATATGATTTAAGTCCAAGTAAAGTCCAAAATTTCTACGTATGTGTTTCTACTTTGTGTTTATGTAAGGATTTGAGTGTAGTAAGTAACCAAAACCATAGGGACATCAGCATGAGCTTACTAAGTATGCCAGTATACCTTACTTATGTTCAGGTGTATtagcttttgttctcttttttgcaAAGTATTTTTTTGTGATGTTCCTTTGATTATATTCATGCcaaatatatctcaatatattgAGTTAAAGTCTGATCATTTTTTAGAAAaaagtgattattataatgataatgataatgataataaatctgaAATAAGTTCTAATTGAAGACACTAGGGAGCACTaatatttaaatgcatacatatatgtgtgtgtttgtatatatatatgtatatatatatatatatatatatatatatatatatatatatatatatatatatatatatatatatatatatatatatatatatatatatatatagctgaagaTAATAGCAGTTCATTCTGGTTTCATTTATAGACCAAAGTTTATAAGTGCAGTAATTAGCTGACTTGAATGGACTTGAATAGTAGTTCTATACcattttatctttaaaaataataattaattaattaataaacgcATAGTTTACAGGTCTAAAACTGTCCAAAATAAGTAGATTTTTCAGTAATCATGCCcacctttccatccttctccagGCCAAGCGCTTACACTCCTGGGCCCTGTGACGTGGCTAGTGCAGCAGCATGGGAGGCTGGcaggctcctcttcctcctcctcgtcttcctgcaCAACAGCGGCGACTCTGAGCCTGGCTGCAGCGCTCCTCCACCAGTGCCTGCTGCGTTGTGCCCCTGATGCTGCCCGTCCCTTCCTGGCCCACACACCTGTTGTTCCTGCACTGCTGCATGCTGTCGAGACCTATATGCAGGTAGGAGTCTGTACTGTGATTATCCTTTTGatttctacttttcattcttttattcatgGTATTTCctttggttttttttctttctttctttctttctttctttctttccttccttcttttcttttttctttttttctttgttaccttttttctgatttctatttttcattcttttattcatggtatttcctttgcttttcatttttttttttctttctttctttctttttctttctttccttctttcttttttctttttttctttgttacctttttttctgtttaatccTATATTTACTTCCTGCATTTTCTACCTTCCACATATTGAGAATGTAAGTTGGCTAGACTTAATCAATGACCACCATGTATAAACTATTTATTGGGTAATATTGTATAAAAAAGAATTTGCAAACAGATATAGTgtcatttttttgcatttttatgtatgtttgtgtatgtatatatgttcttattattatcctatggCTCATGCAAAGGATCACAGAGCTTACTGCTACATTCACTTAAATTATTCCAATATGAATCCTCGTTAAATTTTCAGTCATTATCATGTGCCTCCAAATCACTATTATATATTACTGTCATGGTaagttatcttcattatcccaTTCACTCTACCTTTGTTTAGGGTGTATTTCTCCCAGTCATTTCAGTGATGAGTATTCAGCTAATATATTTCCATGTGGGATAACTTATCATGCTCAGAGAGGTCACATGGTGGCAGtgctatatatatccataggagAACCATAAAGCAAATGGAAACAAACAAGACGTTTAGAGATGCAGAAGGGGTTAACTTATATTtcttgtaatacacacacacatagtcagtctctctctctctctctctctctctctctctctctctctctctctctctctctctctctctctctctctctctctctctctctctctctctctctctctctctctctctctctctctctctctctctctctctctctctctctctctctctctctctctctctctctctctctctctctctctctctctctctctctctctctctctctctctctctctctctctctctctctctgtcattgtaaatattgtttattatttaagtatggtatataatgtaaaatataagcaTTATACTTTTGATTACTTATATTACAGACAAAAAGGATTAGTAGAAAAGCTAACCATTTGTTGCCAACTGTGTTCTTATGTCTCGCTTATCATTTACATTACTCACCCATCAACTCTGTTGTCTTCCTCGCCATTCCCAGTGTggtgaagaagaagtagtaggGGAGCTGCTCCTGCTGCTGTCCACACTGTCCAGGGTCGCTGAGCTGTCTGATGACCTCTCCACGCAGACACTTTCATCCACACTTACTCTCACGATTCCCCCATCCAAGGTAAGAAGGATTTATATTTGGTAgtattttattctttatgttacatttttgtgtgtgtgcgtgcatgtgcgtgtgtgtgtggacccaTTTACAGTATcagtaaggaaaaaaattaagaaaacaaagagaaatatggTTTTATTGTTTTGAGGTATAATAAAAGTAGTTAATTAGAAAACAGTGAAAAACATTATGTGTATAAATGATTGCATATCTTATTGATAATGGGTTCCTGCTGCACATGTCATGGTTTTGATGTTCTCGGATTTTAACATTCTCACTGCAGAGATGGTTGAATTTTTGAGAAAACCATCACATTTGTAATGGTTATCTGGCATTAAAGGGATATATGATGACCAGCAATATATGTTTTCTATTTTAGCAGCAGAGGCAGAAGAGGGACTATATTATAATACGATTTAATCTGCACATGAGAGTGTAAAAGTGATGGAGATAGATATCCTCTAAATGAGAGCTGAGATAAGAATAccaatgtatattttgtataagaTGATTCAGTTATATTTTgttaaagtatgtttatatatttgccaaCCAGACGGGCCTGTTGAGCGAGGTGGTTTGGGGCGTGGTGTGGGGCGTGCGGCGTGAGGGCGTGGGTGGTGTGGAGGGTGGCGTGAATGTTGCCGCAGTCCACCTGGGGGCTCTGTGTGGGGCCCTTGGTGCACCCCACCGACAgcctgccctcgccctcgctaGTGCAACCCTTGTGTCATCACTGGCCCCCTATGCCTCAATGTGGATTGTCACCCATCCAGCCTCCTACTCCCAGCTCACGGCCGCCACTACAAGGTGCATTCACATCACAACCCAACTGCTCCACACACCTAGGGTAAGGGAGACAGGGGCAGGTTGCCCATCTGTGAGGTTGGGGGCATTAGGGGCATCTTGTATCAAAGGGATGATTATAGATATGATATGTACTAGTGCCAATGGACATATATGATTGtattaatgatggtggtaatcatcatcataatgatcgtaacagtaagaataatgaaatattgaAATGCTAATCGCATGACacaatatattgtatacaaataaTATGTCTTGGGACTCTGGTAGGTTGTTGAGATGGAGCTGAGTGGAGAGAGAAGCAGCAGCAGTGGAGGGAGCTCAGAGGCACCTGCCATTGCACCGCAGATAACAGCCGCCACCACAGAGGTCCTCAATCGCATGCTGCAGGTAGGTAATAGGGTAACTTAGCTGAAGGAGGGcaatgagggggaaagagagagggagtagaagggggaaagagaaggagggggagggagaaagagggaggtgatggagggtagggaggagccTGCTCTTCCCTCTTCAGGAGGAAAGGAGTAGGGGGGCAGTAGTGCTTTCTCCTTTGAGAAGTGACAGATCATGTTTATTAACTGACTTTGAATATTGATATATGGGTAagatatattcatgttttttaaatttttatttatctatgtcttttacaggttgtgtgtgcgtgtttgagtgctCTCATTGCTCTGGGACCTGACCTGACTGACCTGCTCTGTGGACCTGGCATTGATGTAGGTGCATGGGCGTTATTCTTCCACCCTTCATTCCGCCCCGTATCTGCCCACGACCCGAATGCACAGCCCAGCTTGGCATCTCTCACCTCCGTGCTGGATCTCTATGACAGCCATGCGTCAAAGgtaggtagtgtgtgtgtattatctttttctctctctctttctttcttttattttctttttcttgttctgtctttttttgtgtgtcattgttattgtatggACTGCAGTACTtgtcctacctcccttccccactcactcactcattcacttactccaTTTCTgactttcttcatccttctcttccattttctttctctaccttcgtTGCTtcaccccattcttcctccctctacctttctaaCTTCTTCTCAGTTCCCATACACCAACCTAAAATGCCAATCCATTCTTTCAGGAGAGTCGAGGGCTGTCGCCATGCCGTGGGGGAGCACCAGAGGTTGGGCTGTGTGTACAAGTATTAGCAGTGACTGCGGAAAAggcactactgctgctgctcacCCAGTCCACTCTGGCCCTTATGCGACCTGAAACACCCCCAAGGGACAGCCTGCGTGTGCGCCATGGCCTTGCTGATGAGATGGTAGGTCACCACTCCTCACATGCAAAAGATTTcagattttgtttttcatcttcttctacctccACGTCTGTcttctgtatttttcctttttcgtgaactttttttttttttttttttatctcttctgttTTATCCATTATATATCTGGTATCCCtttatatcttcctcctctttttttttttcctattttctttcccaccctcatattttttcttattttcctctttacaaGTATTggcattactattcttattaatatattttctccttttctttccgtcttttttatcttccttactctttgttttgtcttttcttttcttttttctcaagaGTTTGTAGAATTAAATAGATCTATAGTCCTTATTTACAGATCTCTCAAATGATTTCATTAAGATAAACAGCATTTTAAAAAGAAGTGATAAATTATCAGCCCAAGTAAGATATAACCACAACTTAGTTTACCCATAATTCAAGCTAGGAAGGAAAGAATTGGTTAAACGTTAACTAAGGCATAtactcctcacccttttcctgctcctttatcttctcctcatcctgttcctcttcctctccctctccaccttctcctgtctcctccccctccttctacctcatCCTCctgtatctcctccctctccacccctcctccacctcctcctgtatctcctccctctcctcccttcatcctctttattctcttgtCTTTCCACAGAATTCCTTCTTCACCCGATGGCTAGGGAGGCGTCCAGCAGCATCACCTCTTCCAAGCAGCAGTTCAACAGCCTCAGGGACCAGCTGCACTGCCCAGGTCGACCTCACGTACCTGCGGCTTGCCCAGCAGCTGGTAGCAAGGCTTGCTTCCAATAAGTGATTTGCAAGtgcgcatttatatgtacatgattCATGTATGTTTAGATGAAATTTTGACTTCATGAATGTTTGTCAGTGCACTGTaacaagagagagattgaaacaatgaaatgagtaaaataatgaatgatatgtTGTGATGACTCTGGAGTTAATTGTCTTTTGTACTTGAATTCTTTAATACAATATTTTTTATGACATTTTATATCCTTGTTGAAGATGCAAGATGGGGATAATTTGAATtttagataacaataaaaagtgtCTTTGATTttgatatacttatttttatatacttatgattattataattatgattattgatattattattattattgttagtgtcatcatgatttttgttattgttgttctgtaTATTTGTACAAGTAtttttgaatattatttttcattattttttggatAAAAATTTCCAAGCCGGTTTCACAAGAAGTAATCCCAGTCTTTCAGCCTGATAGATATTTTCCAATTTATTTATGCTGTTGTGCTTTCTGTCGCCTAGTGTGTTTTTGTACATTTTAATGAGAATATTGAATAAAGTTCAAATGGTTTCTGGAGTGTTGTATTTTCCCATTGATAATTCATCTTTGGCTCTGCTATTGTGGAAGAAACTTGAATAAGTGTTTAATTAGTCAATTGGTGCTAACATATAGGAGGATGCTTTGCTACTCTCTTCAGTGAGCGACCCTTTTGGTGAGCTGCCTCATGACAAGTTTGATCAGTTTGCCTAAGCCTCGGCTGGTGAGGTCATCCCACAGACTCCAATACCCAAGCAGTATGGTGAGCAGTGTGATTCTGCTGTGGTCACCACATCTTTTAACTGGCCAAGGGGAATGGTCCAAGACTGTTCAATGGCTGCCAAGATAGTATACACTCTATGAATCTGTTTCCAGACTTCAGCAATTCCATGGGCATGCCACACATACCCAATGTCATAAACCGGGGTTCCACTCTCCTTATCTTATCTGACAGGAACTTTGGCCAGGTCTAGGTTTATTGTCTGGGTAACTGCTATCCCTTTAGAACTACCTCTTCTTCCAGAACATCCTTTCCCCTGACCATATTGCTTTTGCTGTTAAGAGAatctgttaatcattattatgctgATAAAGCGTCATCCAAATGCACCTAACTTGAGGGAGTGTAAATATATCCAAAATGGAACACTAGACAGCTAGAGGTGGCTCAAGGACCAAGCTGACTAATGAAACCTGAGCTTTATCCCCCCTCAGAGTTGGAGATCGTCTACTTAGTCCTGCAGTGATATGGGGAGGGATTGGCATTCAATTTTTTCAAAGCTCAacagacagaacaaaaacaactaaCTTGGTCAAAGAATTACTCTTCAGCCTCTTTAGCCAGATTCCAGATATATTTCTCGGTCGCCCTCACCAACGTCCTAGTCCAATGTGCCTGGGCTCTGATGCAATTCTCATTCCCAGGCAATCAAGCTTTGCTACATGTAAGCTTCGTAATACAACCTCACACTAGCCAAATCAAAGCACCTAGCCTTGCTATTATGATGAGTGATATTCTGTCTAATAAGTGTTAGTTGAGTATATGTCTATGTTAGAGTAGCAATTTCTCTCCTTGACAGACTTCGGCTGGTGTTTATGGGGGTGAACTCAGGAAAAAAAGAAGTACGAGTATAATTGGTATTGATTTGAAATGACAAGCATTTTTATCAAGGCTGTTGCTGGTGTTGAAGCTTGATTATGACAAATGACTGGATTTGGAGATCAATTTAAACATACGAAATAACGATATCCGTAGGATTATCACTCAACTTTTTTGTACATTtggtattttttctgtctttggtaATTAAGCGCCACCGAAATAATTATTAGCTTTAAGTCTGTGATAGATATTTGAGTCTTTTCTTATAAAGAGGTAATTATCTAGCAGGCTGCGTGTATCCACTGAGAAGAGACTGTACCCGCGAGAGATGAAAAATTCAACAAATTCAGCATCTTGGTTTGTTTTGCCGTTTCGTCTCGCCTCGGGATTCGAACCATCGTCTACGGCAAGGTCGTCGATTCGCGACCCCTGGCTTTCACCGTTCGTGTCTCCGTTCGTGGCGCTCACAACGTGCTCCACCAGCCACACGTCGACCGCGATGTCCTGCCACGGGAAGGTGTCGAGGATGGCCGGCTCAGCGCCCTCGACGTCCAGCGACACGAACTGCACGTGGGAGATgttgagggcgaggaggagggacgcCAGCGGGAGGCACTGCACCGACTCGTACAGCGGGACGGAGTTGCCCATGTCTCCGCCGGCCATCCTCAGAGGGGACAGGGCCTCAGCAGAAGCGAGGACGCCGTGGCCTCGGGCGTACATGCTGGTGCCAGGATGGCTGACCGCGTTCCCGCTGTACTTGATGAGGATCTCCTGGTGGGGAAAGGGCCTCGGCGCCAGGCATGCGTGGCTGGTCCAGGCTCTGCGGTGCTTCCCCAGCAGGTGGCGGTACATGTCCCCGTCGGCCTCCACCAGCAGCCCCGTCCAGCCCAGGTCCCGCTCCAGCGCCAGCGTGTTGGACAGGAACTCGCCGTCGACAGCGCCCGCCTCCACGAAGAAGCCCTTTGGCAGCCCTTCAAATATCTGGCGAAACAAACAGCTTTTTACTATTCTGGGAGTTGATGGATTTCGTCGCGTGTTCGAAAATGAAATGCAAGGAAGACAAGAGATGTGACGAGTGGAGCGAAACTTGAATAAGTCAGAATCATAACACATGTTGGGTGTTGTTTCAGTGTTAccaaaaatcaggaaaaaaagaaaacgtgaaaatTTTGAAAGAGGAACTGGTCTGTGTAAAACTGAGAAAATATATCAAGTAAATGCTACACTGAACTATGctatattaatatgaattataattttatattagaaAGCAATTTGAAACTTGCAACATACAAAAATGTGACATTCACTTGATATATCCGATCTGTTTAACACAATGCAAATCTTCCAAAATATTGAGGATGCCTACTCTCTGAAGTAAAGACACTACCAGTCGTACTTACAAATATTCAAAAGTTTCACTAAAGTAAATCCCTCTTGAATATCATCGTGGAATTACTTTCTTCCgacattaaaaaatacaaaaaaaaaaaaagaaatccaattTTTCCACagtatatcacatttatatttcCTCAAGTTTCAGgaacatgattttatttttacgtACCCAATTTGTTATTGGAAACAATTTATTTTGAATCCATTGCAACAAAGTTTGCAGTTGACAACAACGTAAATCTGTTGGTGCATATTTGTATAACTGTTATGTATCGAAATTGTTATAATGAAGGTTTCAAAGGATGTAAAtgcagagagagcgcgagaataatgatttttttttttttttttttttacttgtctcgCGATGGAGGGAATTCTTACAATAAccttaaatattataattataatctatgtgaattttttttttatatgtgatgAGACAGACTAAAaccgtatttaaaaaaaaaatgtcccaatGCATTAATGCTGTGAGTGATTACCCCACCAAACTCATAATGGTAATATATGCAAATTTTTAGTTACAAGGGGCATCTATGACCTCTCACATTTATCTCGGGAAAGTCATTTAAGCTAACCAActacattatcatcacccttcctcctcataATATTCACCATCAATACCTGTATTCCCACTAAAATCATAACTACATcaacgccaccaccaccatcaccatcattatgatcaccatcaccatcattatgaccatcaccattatcatcatcaccatcaccattatcatcacaatcacccttacaacccccccaaccccctcaccaatcaccccccaaccccctcaccaatcccccccccacgcccaccccaccccaacatgACCCTACCTCCCTTATCAGCCTCTCGAGCCTGGCGAACGCAGGATCCGTGACTCGATAGGAATTGTAGACGCCGGCCTCGTAGTCGCTCCTGTCGTGCATGAGGGCGTAGGGCAGGGGCGAGGGCGGGTTCAGGAAGTCCCTGCGGATGACCTGCAGGAGGGCGGCGTCGTCGTAGGGGAGGGGGCCTTGCAGTCTCGCCTCGAAGTCCTCTCCTGACGAAGGGGTCGGGGGCGCggcggcgagggggaggagggtggggggagtggacTGAGGGGCGTGtcgggaggggaatgagggtgggggaaggggcggcgaggggaagggagggagggagagagtgaaagagagagagagaggggggaggaagagagagagagagagagagagagagagagagagagagagagagagagagagagagagagagaagagaagagagagaagtgagagaggggagagagagagagagagagagagagagagagagagagagaggagaggagaggagaggagagggagagggagagggagaggggagagggagagggagaggggaagaggggaagaagaagaggggaagaggggaagaggggaagaggggaagagaggaaaagaggaagagaggaagagaggaagagagggagagagggagagagggagagagggagagagggagagagagagagagagagagagagagagagagagagagagagagggagagggagagggagagggagagggagagggagagggagagggagaggaagaggggaagaggggaagaggggaagaggggaagaggggaagaggggaagaggggaagaggggaagaggggaagaggggaagagaggaagagaggaagagaggaagaggaagagggagagagggagagagggagagagggagagagggagagggagagggagagggagagggagagggagggagggagagggggagagggagagaaagagagagagagagaaagagaaagagaaagagagagagggagggagagagggagagagggagaaagggagagagggagagagggagagggggagagggggagaggtggagagggggagagaggaagagagggagagagaaggagagagggaaggagggagggagggagggagaggggggaagatggagagaaagagagaaagagagaaaagagaaaagagaaaagagaaaaagagaaagagagaaagagagaaagagagagagagagagagagagagagagagagagagagagagagagagagagagagag from Penaeus chinensis breed Huanghai No. 1 chromosome 39, ASM1920278v2, whole genome shotgun sequence harbors:
- the LOC125046874 gene encoding uncharacterized protein LOC125046874, yielding MCYDSDLFKFRSTRHISCLPCISFSNTRRNPSTPRIVKSCLFRQIFEGLPKGFFVEAGAVDGEFLSNTLALERDLGWTGLLVEADGDMYRHLLGKHRRAWTSHACLAPRPFPHQEILIKYSGNAVSHPGTSMYARGHGVLASAEALSPLRMAGGDMGNSVPLYESVQCLPLASLLLALNISHVQFVSLDVEGAEPAILDTFPWQDIAVDVWLVEHVVSATNGDTNGESQGSRIDDLAVDDGSNPEARRNGKTNQDAEFVEFFISRGYSLFSVDTRSLLDNYLFIRKDSNIYHRLKANNYFGGA
- the LOC125046750 gene encoding nucleoporin NUP188-like yields the protein MDGLNQLLRAAPTPNTPLSGGRLHSSTSPHLALTVALYAHQRLNPRLSYLALRTLTRFAQKLNVPLVACLGGEAEGIRDALLRRLDSATEDVRVKVALLRLLTASTTRQQGLTNAFLTPPEKLLDPLTSLFNPSTSTSSGRELGLAVVELVDALWSEKYTTATTYLQDKSDFWQALVLPLTKEKTNEVNNAIVGHTLRVLARQVFSSDAKPSACLKSAMDKLCDPVKGTICHWSEHIVSSLEDSSQLSNDVTELLLPAWRDLVVVMVARAKTWLADKQKVSIASDILHALLNQLENESMDEKLALLLAELYLALVKHCGKNLIEKEDCFKGVGKLLVKVQEAVMTTPTHSQMLILGAALRMVKLTEPSAQSQGQALTLLGPVTWLVQQHGRLAGSSSSSSSSCTTAATLSLAAALLHQCLLRCAPDAARPFLAHTPVVPALLHAVETYMQCGEEEVVGELLLLLSTLSRVAELSDDLSTQTLSSTLTLTIPPSKTGLLSEVVWGVVWGVRREGVGGVEGGVNVAAVHLGALCGALGAPHRQPALALASATLVSSLAPYASMWIVTHPASYSQLTAATTRCIHITTQLLHTPRVVEMELSGERSSSSGGSSEAPAIAPQITAATTEVLNRMLQVVCACLSALIALGPDLTDLLCGPGIDVGAWALFFHPSFRPVSAHDPNAQPSLASLTSVLDLYDSHASKESRGLSPCRGGAPEVGLCVQVLAVTAEKALLLLLTQSTLALMRPETPPRDSLRVRHGLADEMNSFFTRWLGRRPAASPLPSSSSTASGTSCTAQVDLTYLRLAQQLVARLASNK